The following proteins come from a genomic window of bacterium:
- the feoB gene encoding ferrous iron transport protein B, with product MGKKITVALAGNPNSGKTTIFNELTGSNQKVANYPGVTVEKKEGIFDFRNYTVSLVDLPGTYSLTANSIDEIIARDFLIEEKPDVVINVIDSSNLERSLYLTMQLMQLKVPLVLAFNMYDAALKSGVIINRELISELLGIPSVFTVATKKSGINELLEKSVLLYEGKIKNKDITVNYGEDIEKELRQLESIIDRDKSLSGRYPVKWLAIKIIEQDIQVLKKIQDSPVYEELKKQQSESIKKLKSIYADDVFVLMSDRRYGFISGACSEAVKITKEDRHTVSDVIDKVLIHRLFGMPIFLLSMWCIFRLTFFLSQPLVNLIYSGLNILGSFVNGLMPEESLIRSFIVDGIIGGVGGVLSLVPIILLLFFAIAVLEYSGYMARVAFIMDRLMHKIGLHGRSFIPMLLGFGCNVPAIMAARSIEDYNDRMVTMLVNPFMSCGARLPVYALFIGAFFPEKMAGNVLFSIYLIGIIVAVIMAKMFRAHIFKGKTESFVMELPPYRIPTLKLVLMHMWEKVYSYLNKAGTIIFIGCMFIWFLSNYPVNVNYSKDYNSLIKEARETGYQSKAEELRAEKVKESLEKSYAGVIGRKISPLLRPLGIYDWKVSVSLIGGVVAKEVIIGTLATLYSIGDSSHISLQESLKQARSSDGRRIYSPLNVYSLMIFILLYVPCIASIAVIKRETHSWFWPVFTALYTTSIAWVVAFAVFQTGKLLGFGV from the coding sequence ATGGGGAAGAAGATAACAGTCGCCCTTGCCGGAAATCCTAATTCGGGCAAAACAACTATATTTAACGAGTTGACGGGCTCAAATCAGAAAGTAGCGAATTATCCCGGTGTTACGGTCGAAAAAAAAGAAGGAATTTTCGATTTTCGGAATTATACGGTTTCTCTTGTAGACTTGCCCGGCACCTACAGTCTTACCGCGAATTCGATTGACGAAATAATTGCGCGTGATTTTCTTATAGAAGAAAAACCCGATGTGGTGATAAATGTCATTGATTCTTCAAATCTTGAAAGAAGTCTTTATCTGACAATGCAATTGATGCAGCTTAAAGTCCCTCTTGTGCTTGCGTTCAATATGTACGATGCCGCGTTGAAATCGGGAGTAATCATAAACAGGGAACTTATCAGCGAACTTCTGGGCATACCGTCTGTTTTTACAGTGGCCACCAAAAAATCCGGGATCAATGAACTGCTGGAAAAAAGTGTTTTATTGTATGAAGGTAAAATAAAAAATAAGGATATTACGGTCAATTACGGTGAAGATATAGAGAAAGAACTGAGACAGCTGGAAAGTATTATAGACAGGGATAAATCTCTGTCGGGGAGGTATCCGGTCAAATGGCTGGCGATTAAAATCATTGAACAGGACATCCAGGTTTTAAAAAAAATCCAGGACAGCCCCGTATATGAAGAACTGAAAAAACAGCAGTCAGAAAGTATAAAAAAATTAAAAAGCATATATGCCGATGATGTTTTTGTTCTGATGTCTGACAGGCGTTACGGTTTTATAAGCGGAGCATGTTCCGAAGCGGTAAAAATCACAAAAGAAGACAGGCACACGGTTTCTGATGTCATAGATAAGGTTCTTATACATAGATTGTTCGGGATGCCGATTTTTCTGTTGTCAATGTGGTGTATTTTCAGGCTTACTTTTTTTCTCAGTCAGCCCCTTGTAAATCTTATATATTCCGGCCTGAATATCCTGGGTTCTTTTGTAAACGGGCTTATGCCTGAAGAAAGTTTGATAAGATCATTTATAGTTGATGGAATAATTGGCGGTGTGGGCGGGGTTTTATCGCTTGTGCCTATCATACTGTTGTTGTTTTTTGCTATTGCTGTTCTCGAATATTCAGGTTATATGGCAAGGGTTGCGTTTATTATGGACAGGTTAATGCATAAGATTGGATTACATGGAAGGTCCTTTATTCCTATGCTGCTGGGTTTTGGATGTAATGTCCCGGCTATCATGGCTGCAAGGTCTATTGAAGATTATAATGACAGAATGGTTACCATGTTGGTGAATCCTTTTATGAGCTGCGGCGCGAGATTGCCGGTGTACGCTTTATTTATAGGAGCTTTTTTCCCGGAAAAGATGGCGGGTAATGTTTTATTTTCCATTTATTTGATTGGCATAATTGTTGCGGTTATTATGGCTAAAATGTTCAGAGCGCATATTTTTAAAGGGAAAACCGAATCTTTTGTTATGGAACTGCCTCCTTATCGTATTCCCACGCTTAAACTTGTTTTAATGCATATGTGGGAAAAGGTGTACTCGTATTTAAATAAGGCGGGCACCATTATTTTTATAGGTTGTATGTTTATATGGTTCTTAAGTAACTATCCGGTAAATGTAAATTATTCAAAAGACTATAACAGCCTGATAAAAGAGGCGCGGGAAACAGGTTATCAGTCAAAAGCTGAAGAGCTGCGGGCGGAAAAAGTGAAAGAATCCCTTGAAAAAAGCTATGCCGGGGTTATTGGCAGGAAGATAAGCCCTTTATTGCGTCCTTTGGGGATATATGACTGGAAGGTCTCGGTTTCATTGATTGGGGGAGTTGTTGCAAAGGAGGTAATAATAGGGACATTGGCAACATTATATTCTATCGGGGATTCATCACATATATCTTTACAGGAATCTTTAAAACAGGCCCGATCGTCTGACGGACGCAGGATATATTCCCCTTTAAATGTGTATTCTCTGATGATATTTATCCTTCTTTATGTCCCTTGTATAGCATCTATAGCTGTGATAAAACGTGAGACACATTCATGGTTTTGGCCGGTGTTTACGGCTTTATATACTACATCTATAGCGTGGGTTGTAGCTTTTGCCGTCTTCCAAACCGGCAAACTTTTAGGATTCGGTGTTTGA
- a CDS encoding ferrous iron transport protein A — protein MKTLSTVDKGKNVKVVKIGAGTGLLGRLNSMGIYTGDRIKVLNNAGGPVIVSKDSARLAIGRGMAQQIYVTEEE, from the coding sequence ATGAAAACTCTTAGCACTGTTGATAAAGGGAAGAACGTGAAAGTTGTAAAAATTGGCGCGGGTACAGGACTGTTGGGAAGGCTGAATTCCATGGGTATCTATACAGGGGATAGGATAAAAGTTCTCAATAATGCCGGAGGGCCTGTTATAGTTTCCAAGGACAGCGCGAGGCTTGCTATCGGACGGGGTATGGCACAACAGATATATGTAACAGAGGAAGAATAA
- a CDS encoding metal-dependent transcriptional regulator, with protein MVRPEMTASMEDYLESIYILNERKKHVRVKDMARRMDVKPPSVIEALKSLERKSFVVHEPYGYIELTEEGVKVAQKIYQRHRNLKKFLSCVLCLDEKTAESDACRIEHHLSKETLERVMGFMSFIEEKQSRNKDTVLFRDFNSYFKSFENK; from the coding sequence ATGGTGAGGCCTGAGATGACTGCGTCAATGGAGGATTATCTTGAAAGCATTTATATCTTAAACGAGAGAAAAAAGCATGTAAGAGTAAAAGATATGGCAAGGCGGATGGATGTGAAACCCCCTTCTGTAATAGAGGCTTTAAAATCCCTTGAAAGGAAGAGCTTTGTCGTTCACGAGCCATATGGATATATAGAACTTACGGAAGAAGGGGTTAAAGTGGCGCAAAAAATTTATCAGAGGCACAGAAACTTAAAAAAATTTCTTTCCTGTGTTCTTTGCCTGGATGAGAAAACGGCGGAAAGCGATGCCTGCAGGATTGAACATCATTTAAGCAAAGAAACCCTTGAACGGGTGATGGGCTTTATGTCGTTTATAGAGGAAAAACAGAGCAGAAATAAAGACACGGTTCTGTTCAGGGATTTTAACAGTTATTTCAAGTCCTTTGAGAATAAGTAA
- the leuS gene encoding leucine--tRNA ligase, translating to MKYEPKKIEKKWQDNWEKSGLYKTGEQSIKPKYYCLDMFPYPSGTGLHVGHWRGYVLSDVWSRYKTLKGFRLLHPMGWDSFGLPAENDAIKKGLHPKANTEKNINNIRRQLKEIGAMYDWSREINTSDPGYYKWTQWIFLQMFKRGLAYRKKMPINWCPECKTGLANEEVIGNKCERCGSEIEKKDMMQWMLKITEYAERLLRDLEKLDWPEKVKIMQANWIGRSEGAEILFAVKSPDGKDYHLKVFTTRPDTLFGATYVVLAPEHELIPKITDKKHKKDVTEYIEAAKKESDIERTSEKKDKTGVFTGAYAVNPVNNKEIPVWTGDYVLASYGTGAIMCVPAHDDRDFAFAKKFGLPVTEVITSEKSEKDSSGNLLKAYTEEGTMVNSGKFDRMDSAKGRNEIVKWLEEKSLAEKTVKYKLRDWIFSRQRYWGEPIPIVFCEKCGEVPVPEAQLPVLLPEVEKYQPSGTGDSPLANITEFVKTDCPKCGGKARRETNTMPQWAGSSWYFLRYPSPELKTAPFDKEKLSGWMPVDCYVGGIEHAILHLLYARFFTKVLFDCGYLSFDEPFTRLFNQGMVCKFSEKTNKLEKMSKSKGNVVSPDDLVNRYGTDSVRLYELFIGPPEVDSEWNDNGIEGVYKFLRRLWEWTLNAWDTSSDGPEDESFTRQLHILIKNLTERLESFRFNTAISAFMEFINFALGKEAKDTPVKKDSIEKIIVLISPFAPHLAEELWKITSHNDSVFTSNWPSYDDKLTIFDEIEIPVQINGKVRCVLKVPESISEEEILEKALKNENIRKFTEGKALIKKIYVPKKVVNLVAK from the coding sequence ATGAAATACGAACCTAAAAAAATAGAGAAAAAATGGCAGGATAACTGGGAAAAATCCGGTTTATACAAAACCGGAGAACAAAGCATAAAACCCAAATATTACTGCCTTGATATGTTCCCCTATCCTTCCGGCACAGGCCTTCATGTCGGGCACTGGAGAGGCTATGTGCTTTCCGACGTATGGTCCAGATACAAAACGCTGAAGGGGTTCAGGCTTCTTCACCCTATGGGCTGGGATTCTTTCGGGCTCCCGGCAGAAAATGACGCTATCAAAAAAGGCCTGCATCCAAAAGCAAACACCGAAAAAAATATAAATAATATACGCAGGCAACTTAAGGAAATCGGGGCAATGTACGATTGGTCGAGAGAAATAAACACAAGCGACCCCGGATATTACAAATGGACCCAATGGATATTCCTGCAAATGTTTAAAAGAGGCCTCGCCTACAGGAAAAAAATGCCGATTAACTGGTGCCCGGAATGCAAAACGGGACTCGCGAATGAAGAAGTTATAGGCAATAAATGCGAAAGATGCGGTTCGGAAATCGAGAAAAAAGATATGATGCAATGGATGCTCAAAATCACCGAATACGCGGAGCGCCTGCTGAGAGACCTTGAAAAACTCGACTGGCCTGAAAAAGTAAAAATAATGCAGGCAAACTGGATAGGAAGAAGCGAAGGCGCGGAAATATTATTTGCCGTCAAATCTCCCGATGGCAAAGATTATCACTTAAAAGTATTTACCACCAGGCCGGATACGCTTTTCGGCGCTACATATGTCGTCCTTGCGCCTGAACATGAACTCATACCGAAGATAACAGATAAAAAACATAAAAAAGACGTAACGGAATACATTGAAGCGGCAAAAAAAGAATCAGATATAGAAAGGACCTCGGAAAAAAAAGATAAAACCGGAGTTTTCACCGGCGCTTACGCCGTAAACCCGGTAAACAATAAAGAAATACCTGTATGGACCGGCGACTATGTGCTTGCCTCTTACGGAACCGGGGCGATAATGTGCGTGCCCGCGCATGACGACAGAGATTTTGCCTTCGCCAAGAAATTCGGCCTTCCTGTAACAGAAGTCATTACATCGGAAAAATCCGAAAAAGACTCCTCGGGAAATCTTTTAAAAGCCTATACGGAAGAAGGAACAATGGTTAATTCCGGCAAATTCGACCGGATGGATTCCGCCAAAGGCAGAAATGAAATCGTAAAATGGCTGGAAGAAAAATCTCTGGCAGAAAAAACCGTGAAATATAAATTAAGAGACTGGATATTTTCAAGACAGAGATACTGGGGAGAACCGATTCCGATTGTCTTCTGTGAAAAATGCGGCGAAGTTCCCGTCCCGGAGGCACAGCTTCCCGTGCTTCTTCCCGAAGTCGAAAAATACCAGCCAAGCGGGACCGGGGATTCCCCTCTCGCGAACATCACGGAATTTGTAAAAACAGATTGTCCAAAATGCGGAGGAAAAGCCCGCCGCGAGACAAATACAATGCCGCAATGGGCGGGTTCATCCTGGTATTTCCTGCGGTATCCCAGTCCGGAACTGAAAACAGCCCCGTTCGATAAAGAAAAGTTGTCCGGATGGATGCCTGTCGACTGCTATGTGGGAGGCATAGAACATGCCATATTGCATCTTTTATACGCCAGGTTTTTTACAAAGGTCCTGTTTGATTGCGGGTATCTTTCCTTCGATGAGCCGTTTACAAGGCTTTTTAACCAGGGTATGGTATGCAAATTCAGCGAAAAAACAAATAAACTTGAAAAAATGTCCAAATCAAAAGGCAATGTTGTCAGCCCCGACGACCTTGTAAACAGGTACGGCACGGATTCAGTAAGACTTTACGAACTTTTCATAGGGCCTCCTGAAGTCGATTCCGAATGGAACGATAACGGGATAGAGGGTGTTTATAAGTTTCTGAGGCGTTTGTGGGAATGGACGCTTAACGCATGGGATACATCTTCGGACGGACCGGAAGACGAATCATTCACGCGGCAGCTCCACATACTGATAAAAAATCTTACTGAGCGGCTTGAATCATTCAGGTTCAATACCGCGATAAGCGCTTTTATGGAATTTATAAATTTCGCGCTCGGCAAAGAAGCAAAGGATACACCTGTCAAAAAAGACTCTATAGAAAAAATAATTGTTTTGATATCGCCTTTTGCCCCTCATCTGGCCGAAGAACTCTGGAAAATAACATCCCACAATGATAGTGTTTTCACATCAAACTGGCCTTCATATGACGACAAACTTACAATATTCGATGAAATAGAGATACCTGTACAGATAAACGGGAAAGTCAGGTGTGTTTTAAAGGTTCCCGAATCCATATCGGAAGAAGAGATACTTGAGAAAGCTTTAAAAAATGAAAACATCAGGAAGTTCACGGAAGGGAAAGCACTGATCAAAAAAATCTACGTGCCTAAAAAAGTAGTAAACCTTGTAGCAAAATAA
- a CDS encoding nitroreductase family protein has product MKVYDAVVSRRTIRKFKQKNIPFRVLKELVNAGRLAPSAANLQPLKFIVVTNAKVREKIFKCLRWAGYISPDWNPSEGQKPVAYIVIINNLEIAAQGHFERDSGAAAENIILSAWEKNIGSCWLGAIDRKKISEILKIPPAYFVDTVIALGVKDEKPDAVKWGENCRYYKGKDGELKIPKRAIKQILHKDRF; this is encoded by the coding sequence ATGAAAGTTTATGATGCGGTTGTTTCAAGAAGGACTATAAGAAAGTTTAAGCAAAAGAATATTCCTTTTCGGGTTTTGAAAGAGTTGGTAAACGCCGGAAGGCTTGCTCCCAGCGCCGCCAACCTTCAGCCTCTTAAGTTTATTGTAGTTACAAACGCGAAAGTAAGGGAGAAGATATTCAAGTGCCTGAGATGGGCCGGGTATATATCCCCTGACTGGAATCCGTCAGAAGGACAGAAACCCGTAGCCTATATAGTGATAATTAATAATCTGGAGATTGCCGCTCAGGGCCATTTCGAGAGGGACAGCGGCGCCGCCGCGGAGAATATAATCCTTTCGGCATGGGAAAAGAACATCGGTTCCTGCTGGCTTGGCGCGATAGACAGGAAAAAAATCTCTGAAATCCTCAAAATACCGCCGGCTTATTTTGTGGATACGGTTATAGCGCTTGGTGTTAAGGATGAAAAGCCTGATGCCGTAAAATGGGGGGAAAACTGCAGATATTATAAGGGGAAAGACGGGGAACTGAAAATTCCCAAAAGGGCGATAAAGCAAATATTACATAAAGACAGGTTTTGA
- a CDS encoding 6-carboxytetrahydropterin synthase — protein sequence MYGVSVEDEFSSAHSITLADGRREAVHGHNWKVIVTVESELPGKTGMVCDFKDLKKALDSALKILDHKNLDEVEFFMENAPTAENIAKFIYDRMIDRLKLKRENILREVKVWETEGSSAFYRI from the coding sequence ATGTATGGAGTAAGCGTGGAAGATGAATTCAGTTCTGCCCATAGTATAACGCTGGCGGACGGGAGAAGAGAGGCTGTTCACGGGCATAATTGGAAAGTTATTGTTACAGTCGAAAGTGAATTGCCCGGAAAAACAGGGATGGTGTGCGATTTCAAGGATTTGAAAAAGGCCCTGGATTCGGCGCTTAAAATACTTGACCATAAAAACCTGGACGAAGTTGAATTCTTTATGGAGAATGCTCCCACTGCGGAAAATATAGCGAAATTCATATATGACAGGATGATTGACAGGTTGAAATTAAAAAGGGAAAATATTTTGAGGGAAGTAAAAGTTTGGGAAACGGAAGGCAGTTCCGCTTTTTATAGGATATAA
- the murI gene encoding glutamate racemase, translating to MKKKKVLPVGIFDSGVGGLTVLKEIIKILPGEDIIYFGDTARVPYGTKSPDAIRRFAVENCDFLLQNHVKAIIAACNTVSSVALPYIESRVNVPVIDVVKPAVETALALSKTKRIGVIGTKATISSGAYEKRIKELCPPAKILSKACPLFVPFVEEHILTGRILDSVIMMYLDAFKRQKIDALILGCTHYPLIKKRIKRFMGEKVHVIDSARASARRLADILAGKKIKAPGKRGKIRFYVSDSPESFRYLGRKFLGRGLDEIKVVREEVSYVWSKRGR from the coding sequence ATGAAGAAAAAAAAGGTTTTACCGGTAGGAATTTTTGACTCAGGGGTCGGAGGGTTGACCGTCCTTAAAGAAATAATAAAAATCCTGCCCGGAGAAGATATCATTTACTTCGGAGATACCGCAAGGGTCCCTTACGGCACAAAATCTCCCGATGCGATAAGGCGGTTTGCTGTGGAAAACTGTGATTTTCTGCTGCAGAACCATGTTAAAGCTATAATAGCGGCCTGCAACACTGTTTCATCAGTTGCGTTGCCTTACATTGAAAGCAGGGTAAATGTTCCTGTCATTGACGTCGTGAAGCCGGCGGTCGAAACGGCGTTGGCCTTATCAAAGACTAAAAGAATCGGTGTCATAGGCACGAAAGCCACTATTTCGAGCGGCGCATACGAAAAACGCATAAAAGAATTATGTCCGCCGGCGAAAATCTTATCAAAGGCATGCCCCTTGTTTGTTCCTTTTGTTGAAGAGCATATTTTGACGGGGAGAATATTGGATAGTGTGATAATGATGTACCTGGACGCTTTTAAGCGGCAGAAGATAGACGCTCTTATACTTGGATGTACTCACTATCCGCTTATTAAAAAGAGAATCAAGCGTTTTATGGGAGAAAAAGTCCACGTTATCGATTCTGCCCGGGCTTCGGCGCGCAGGTTAGCGGATATTCTTGCCGGTAAAAAGATAAAGGCTCCCGGGAAAAGGGGCAAAATCCGGTTTTATGTAAGCGATTCGCCCGAATCTTTCCGGTATCTGGGCAGGAAGTTTTTAGGTCGCGGTCTTGATGAAATAAAAGTTGTCAGGGAGGAAGTTTCCTATGTATGGAGTAAGCGTGGAAGATGA
- a CDS encoding N-acetylmuramoyl-L-alanine amidase codes for MKKVFLLLVVFLSVSAAYGFSLKGPVCSIETTIYKSYDIAYIELNSVVKSFGMDLYWNPVLKEVKLESPGFSLLMSLNNRYVSVNGRTFDMPGPMIFHKGILYVPLDIKEDVLDLYIKPGDPAAGRKITSLRGFKVVIDPGHGGKNIGARNKNGADEKTIVLDIAKKVAAVLEKKGLQVVMTRDKDVFLKLSKRCDIAQSEQADLFISIHANSAPAKGVTGIETFVLGTPASEVIKSIEEIEDGDLALGDSVYTNGQSGPIDSARRKRLSKRLACFINEEVVKSAQVKNRGVKEARFYVLRNTDMPAVLVEVGFISNADESVLLLHEDYRDKIAGGIASGVLNYFQE; via the coding sequence ATGAAAAAAGTGTTTTTACTGCTTGTGGTGTTTCTTTCAGTATCGGCGGCTTACGGTTTTTCCCTGAAAGGGCCGGTATGCAGTATCGAGACGACTATATATAAATCTTACGATATAGCATATATAGAGCTTAACTCTGTAGTGAAATCCTTTGGTATGGATCTGTATTGGAACCCGGTTTTAAAAGAGGTCAAACTTGAGTCTCCCGGGTTTTCCCTTCTTATGAGTTTAAACAACAGGTATGTTTCTGTAAACGGCAGGACGTTTGATATGCCCGGACCGATGATATTCCATAAAGGCATTCTATATGTTCCGCTGGATATTAAAGAAGATGTGCTTGATTTATACATCAAACCCGGGGATCCGGCAGCCGGGAGAAAAATAACCAGCCTTCGGGGGTTTAAAGTCGTTATTGATCCCGGCCACGGGGGGAAAAATATCGGGGCGAGGAATAAAAACGGCGCAGATGAAAAAACGATTGTTCTTGATATAGCGAAGAAGGTTGCGGCTGTTCTTGAAAAAAAAGGTTTGCAGGTTGTCATGACAAGGGATAAAGATGTGTTTCTAAAGCTGTCAAAGAGATGTGATATCGCGCAGTCCGAGCAAGCCGATCTGTTTATAAGCATACACGCAAATTCCGCTCCCGCCAAAGGTGTTACGGGAATTGAGACATTTGTTTTGGGTACTCCGGCATCGGAAGTGATAAAATCTATAGAAGAGATAGAGGACGGCGATCTTGCTTTGGGCGATTCTGTATACACTAACGGCCAATCGGGCCCCATAGATTCAGCCAGGAGAAAACGTTTAAGCAAGCGTCTTGCATGTTTTATAAATGAAGAAGTTGTCAAAAGCGCTCAGGTTAAAAACAGGGGCGTTAAAGAAGCGAGGTTTTATGTCCTCAGGAATACGGATATGCCCGCGGTTCTTGTGGAGGTCGGTTTTATATCCAATGCCGATGAAAGCGTACTTCTTTTACACGAAGATTACAGGGATAAAATTGCCGGGGGAATCGCTTCGGGTGTATTAAATTATTTTCAGGAATGA
- a CDS encoding thymidylate synthase → MDNGNIPCLFVRGKCLPEAWEKAILEVWENGVDVRTEYDRKNASGEFIDPPSKDATVIIEVIEPFSEPRIHKNFPGGPSELEIYRQEVVKGIHDHWVNPLDKEKWTYTYHGRLFDYTATEDLENPSSRKLQPVNQMEYIIDKLCETHYSRRAQAITWMPNADVKLEDPPCLQRLWFRLVKDGGGTLTLNLNTHWRSRDAYKAWFMNAFAMTDLQKKIAEQISEKINKPVKTGRYVDISDSLHIYGSYFKEFRPEFEKIKSDPDFSKRAFSSDHPAMRMLFEETREKLKNDPDFMLSK, encoded by the coding sequence ATGGATAATGGAAATATACCATGCCTTTTTGTCAGGGGAAAATGCCTTCCCGAAGCATGGGAGAAAGCAATACTTGAAGTATGGGAGAACGGTGTCGATGTCAGGACAGAATATGACCGCAAAAACGCTTCCGGCGAATTTATCGACCCGCCCAGCAAAGACGCAACTGTAATAATTGAGGTCATAGAACCGTTTTCAGAACCAAGAATCCACAAAAACTTTCCGGGAGGGCCATCCGAGCTGGAGATATACAGGCAGGAAGTCGTGAAGGGCATTCACGACCACTGGGTAAACCCGCTGGACAAAGAGAAATGGACATATACATACCACGGCAGGTTGTTTGATTACACCGCAACGGAAGACCTCGAAAACCCCTCATCGAGGAAGCTTCAGCCTGTAAACCAGATGGAATACATAATAGACAAACTATGTGAAACACATTACAGCAGAAGAGCGCAGGCAATCACGTGGATGCCAAACGCAGATGTTAAATTGGAAGATCCCCCCTGTCTACAAAGGTTATGGTTCCGCCTGGTAAAAGACGGCGGCGGGACGCTTACGCTTAATCTTAATACACACTGGAGAAGCAGGGACGCGTATAAAGCGTGGTTTATGAATGCTTTTGCCATGACAGACCTCCAGAAAAAAATCGCGGAACAGATTTCCGAAAAAATCAACAAACCGGTAAAAACCGGCCGCTATGTGGATATATCGGATTCCCTTCACATTTACGGCTCTTATTTTAAAGAATTCAGGCCCGAATTTGAAAAAATAAAGTCAGACCCAGATTTTTCAAAAAGAGCTTTTAGTTCCGACCATCCGGCAATGAGAATGCTCTTCGAAGAAACAAGAGAAAAACTTAAAAACGACCCTGATTTCATGCTGAGCAAATAA
- the smpB gene encoding SsrA-binding protein SmpB produces MTIIITNRKARRDYTILDTIEAGIELKGTEVKSLRNKKGNLSDSFAKIENGQVLIFNLHISPYEFGNRNNHDPLRTRKLLLHKSEIRKLFGQTSIKGHSLIPLKLYLKKGRVKVELAIAEGKTKFDKREAIRKKEDLLKIQRAKKRAYQTKN; encoded by the coding sequence ATGACAATAATCATTACAAACAGAAAAGCCCGCAGAGATTATACTATACTGGACACGATAGAAGCCGGCATAGAATTAAAAGGCACCGAAGTAAAATCTCTCAGGAATAAAAAAGGCAATTTATCCGATTCCTTTGCCAAAATCGAAAACGGACAGGTTCTCATCTTCAACCTCCATATCAGCCCTTATGAGTTCGGAAACAGGAATAACCATGACCCCTTAAGGACAAGGAAACTGCTTCTTCATAAATCAGAAATAAGAAAATTGTTCGGGCAAACTTCCATAAAAGGCCATTCTCTGATACCGCTGAAACTCTATTTAAAAAAAGGCAGAGTAAAAGTCGAGCTTGCAATCGCGGAAGGCAAAACGAAATTTGACAAAAGAGAAGCTATCAGGAAAAAAGAAGACCTCCTTAAAATACAGCGCGCAAAAAAACGCGCCTATCAAACTAAAAACTGA